TATTTGGTTTCCATTGTCCATGCGAGAAATGCCAAGAGACTGTGATGATAAATTGTATATTGGAATTGTTATCTTATAACAATTTGCATGTTGGAGAGGCCATGTGAGGGATATCTTTGCCACGACCTATTCGCCAGAGAGTGATTCCCTTGTATGAGCGTGTGTATAAGGCTCTAGGAAAAAATAGATGTTCTACCATCTACGATAAGTCTTTACAAGATTGAGACATCGTGAAGTCCTGTGATTATACACGAGATAATATGGCATGTATGGTCTAATATGACTTGAGTAACCTGTTATGAGAATAAGTATGAAATTATTGTCATcatgcaattgtatcatggtatATTTATCCTCACTAATCTAGAGCACATTCATGATGGATGGGTTAAGACATTTATGATTCTACCCCCATAGATTGGTAATGACAATATCTCGTTAGTTGAGATGAGTCCTACTTAGAGACAAGAGGGCTAGGTACTCGCTTTGTATATTGGGAAGCTACTTGTGCATCGTGAAATAATACACCGTCTACTTGCACTTCAGTGAATAATTCTATGCCACATTGACCtgtaattttcatttgcaaatCACGATAGAAAAGCGGGTGCATTTTACCATATTCATTttgtatataaaaatattatgcaCTCGTCTTGAGTTCATGTTGTTTTGTGTAATATCGAATCAAGTGGCAATATGATCTCCTACTTTAAGCCTCACTGAATTTAGTCTTCagccaaaatatattttagactGGTCCAATTCAGAATTCAGGGACATTCAAATGAGCAACTTCTTCAAGAGGATTAGATTAGAGTGCACAACAAAAGTAGGAGAATGTCTTCTATATTGGGAAGTTTTGATTCTGtatagtaaaagaaaaagaattgtgCACATCATTGTGAGGTCAAATTATTTGTTGCTTTTGATGTTCAAATGGTGTGGAAATTTCAGGTCACGGCATTAATTGTGGAGATCCACCTAGTGGATCGGGAGGATCAGATTTTCACGAAAATACGCCTCGAAATAGGGTTTATCGTACAAATGGATTAAGCATGCGGTTTCACTAGGCATCGAGGAAAGAGGTGTCACTACACTTGGAAAATTGACTAATCACGACGGTTACTCTTGTAATTAATTTCTGCTAAACAAACTTCTCGCTATCTCACTCCTTTAGAAGGTGGCAATCGGACCTCATTCGCTAATCCAGCCAGAGATTGTCATCATCAGGAGCATCGGTCGGTGTCGATTCTGGAAGGAGAAGTAGACATGGAGAAGAGATGCATGGCGCTGGTCCTGCTgttgctcctcctccttgctCCTCGCAAGACCCTACCCACCATCCTCACTCTCCTGGTATTCATCTTgtgttaatttttttccttttactaaaTAATCTCTACACCAGGAGAAACATAGGATGTAACATACAACTTGCGACTCTCCAATGTTCGATTTGTGCATGTGCCACTACAAATGAGTAAGCCCGTGGTTCATGTTACATGTATCTAAATGCATCTAAACCGTTAGGAGCACAACCCACATTGGATCTGGTAGTCCATCCAGGTACATTTTTTAATAGACTTAACACGCTAGCCAActacaaagaaagaaatgtcAGCGAGTTATAACATACAACTCGTAACTATGTAATGATCAATTTGGACTTGTGTCATATAAAAAGGTAAGATCGCGATGTAAACTAGATTGAGTATGCTTTTTGTGACTCAAAGGATCCGACGGGCTACTCATTATATTGATGACCAAGTTAATCACTTTCCATCTATCAAGTCAActtaaaaccctttttttttttctttttaaatgggTGAATTTAGATCAATAACTTCCTTCTTTTGATCGGTTATCCAAAAAGACCTAACGGATTGGCGAGTGGTAAAATGACCGAGTCTTATACCTCAAGATGTATAGGGCCTCAAGTTTCCTACTTAGGTCACAAGGCCGATTCAAAACGCCACAcgataattaaaaaagaaaagagatggaGAAAATCAGTTCATCAAAGACATGTCAATTCTACAAAATAAAATGTAATAATCTTTTTTAATCTATAAGCGGGGATGAGTAGGGTTTTTCTATTTAACCCAACAAAAATTATATCTATAAAcgttattttaatctttttgaaaaagaacttgTCTTCCTTAAATTCTAGGGCTGCTGTCGCCCCTTGATCGGGTTTTAACTCGAATACTCTTCTTTGCATATACATGTTGGTGCAGAAGAGGTGGTGTGGCGAGTTGAAGGAAGGATGTGCGAGTCGCAGAGCCACAAATTCCATGGACTGTGCATGAGCGACCGCACCTGTGTGGTGGTCTGCAAGGAAGAGGACTTCGACGACGGTAAGTGCAGAGGCTTCCGGCACCGCTGCTTCTGCCGCAAGCCTTGCTGATGCATCCCCCGGAAGGCAGCCTGGCCGGACTGATTAGGAGCCAATAACAGTAATAGCTAATTGTCGTGTAATAAGTCTACATAAAATCATAAGTCGAGAACATTCGGTCAGAATTTGTGCTCTCACGATATTATCTCAAACATTATGGAAATGTTGTTGCGACTCTTAGTATTATCTCACACCGGTTTGACTTTTTGGCTTGGATCCTCTTCTTTGAATGAAGGGGATCCAAGCTAAacatatgtttaggactttttgactGATGCAACTAGGATATTAATTTATAGATTTAGCACATAAATAACAAGCATCTCAAGTAGTATATGGTCAGTTTAAAAGctatagaaaataaaagagtaaattatccaaaaaggtcataaatatattgttttgccaattaaatcataaacattttcattttttgccaaatgagtccatccaaccaattttatcctaaaattgTCGATGCATATCCCAACCATCCTACCTGACACGATCAACActaacttgatttttttatctttttctttgtcttctcttttctttgtttcttttatgtTACTGTGGTCGGGGACGGTCACCAAGCCGtcaccaaatctaggcaagggcgcGACCAATGAATACTTCATGGTCGCTGTCCAAATCATCATCACGACTGTGGGCAAGGCTGGCTTACTTGCAGCCACAATGGTCCCATCGAAGGCCAACAAGGGCCTGGCGACCCTTGTTCGTGAACAGTGAGGATCACTAAGTCCTCGTTAGCCACAAGttgttttggctttttctgaatttttggctttttcatgaatttttggcttttttgttcgatttttggcatttttggaaaatatggaatttttttgaatttttttttcggaaaataaaatatttttgaaaatgaattattttttattttttctcatttttcgagttgttaaaaaaaaaaagaatagggaagcaaaggaaaaaattcaaaaattcaaaaaatttattaaatttttttcacattaatGCTAATTGCACCACTAGAAATGCTAGCATCTGTTTTAGCAATTTCAAgttaaaattgactaaattgactaaattgataaaaatataaatatatatataataaaattgacaaaattgtaatatatttaagaATTTTCGGATAACTTTCCCAAAATTAATGGGAGGTCACTGacttatcccaaaaaaagaaaagtgttaaaaaggGAGAAGCCTGTGTTGGCGAACGTTTTGAGTCAATATAGCCTTCGTTGTCAagtataaatgaaaatttcttatAAATGGTCAATCGCTCCTCCGAGTCCACATCCAATACTGGGCCACCGCATCGACAGGTGAAATTTATTCCAGCCACGAGGTACTGAAACCAGGACAAAATAATGCTCCAAAATAGGACAAATTCCCAATTAGGTCGCCCATAAAAAATGCCTCCTCGCCCTATGAGGAAAATTacagtttctttcttcttctttttcttttgattatccTCTGAAATAAACATGAATCCCATACTTCATGTCCAAATCCTCGTCACCACGATTAACTTTTATTAGGATTACTGTCCATAAATACTATAATAATCTCTTGTGATTTTCGTTATGATACGCATGAATATCTTTATCAGTACTCAGGGCAATAAATTATCCTAACAATTTAGCCACTCTCTGTCATCATAAGTCCAATTGTCTCTTATTAAATATGGGGACGATCCTCGAAACAACCAGTTAATTTCTATCCGATGTTGAAAGGAAGGTTCAGCCGGGGAAAAGGATAATATGTTTGAAAAGAATATGcagaaaaggaaagtaaaaagaatcataaatatgcggaaaaggaaagtaaatagaATCATTGTCgagttatataaaaaaaaaaaaaaatgcttcagAAGCACCTTCCGATGTTGCATGTACAATTACGTCCCTTTTGATCGTGGGTCTCCGTCTCTCCTTCCCCGAAACGTCTTGCAAGTTGCTTTATTCGCAGGGAGTCTCGCCATGATTGACCTGGATTTTGCTCTCTTCCTTCTGCCTGGACCTCCATCGCTTTTTGTCTTCCCATGGCCTCCCTTTCTTGGAAACCCCCACTGACCCAGCTTATATATCCTCTCGCCCTCTGGCTTCCCCATCTCAAACCTCTCTGCTTTCTCCTCTGTTCTTGATACTTCTGCCGATGGGGTCTTCACCAGCGTCGCGCGGGCCAGCTCCTGCTCCGGCTCCGAGCTTCCACGACTACTTGCCGGGCATGGCTGAGAAGCTCGGCAGGGACGGCCTGATTGGGGAGCTGTGCAAAGGGTTCCGCCTCTTGATGGACGAGGACAAGGGGGTCATCACGTTCGACTCGCTCAAGAGGAACGCCGCCCTCCTGGGGCTGCACGGCCTGGGCGACGACGACCTGCTGTCCATGTTGAGGGAAGGCGACTTCGACGGCGACGGGGTGCTGAGCCAGATGGAGTTCTGCGTCCTGATGTTCAGGCTGAGCCCCGAGCTCATGGAGGACGCGGAGTCGTTCTTGGAAGATGCTCTTGAACAGGAACTCAAGGCCTTTAGACGATGATgttctctatctctcttctttctcttcttcttttttcctttttctgaggTTAAGACTCGAGGGCTGATCATGGCTGCCCGGGGACAGAGCTTGCGCCCTTTGCATCAATGGTGGATTCTCCCCCtctttctaaaataatttttctttagcTTTTGCTGTCCGAAGGCGACACAAAATATTTTCGAGCGAATCAAATCAAGAAATATGTACTCCGATGTTCGCATCAACAATTCGACGGTCCACGTTAGGAAAATCGGCCGGTAAAAGAAAAGGTAACGGAATGAGCGGAACATTTTAAAGAATACAAGTAATGTTTTGAAACTTAAAATAGTGAAGACGAAGATTCTAATCCTATGCAAAGAGTACTAAGTATGCTCTTTTAAGAGCTGCTAATTACATGGATCCGAGAAAATAAAACAAGGAGCGTGAATTATACCAAACGTAGTAATTTAATGGTAGATTGGTTTCATTATCTTCGGGGAAAtttcgaagaaaaaaaaaactctaaacttattACGTTTATACCAACTCAATcctaactttttaatttgagcAATTTGATTTAAagtcttttgacaatttgctagTATATTCCTTTATGCCAAATATTAATTGGAAATCGATTGTCCTATACGACATCGTCAAAGCTGGCATAAACAatattacaatttttaataattattctgaatatttcctttttccattcttttttttttccttttctcttatttcCGTCTGCCAACCCACAGCCTCAATGGTGGCTGACGAGAGTCGCAATGCCCTCGCCCAAGAATCCATTGGAGacctcatttaaaaaattaaaaagaaaaggacaaatgaggaaaaaaataaaaaaaataaacagattatttaaaaattgtaaaaattatccaaatcagTACTAACCATATCACGTAAGACAGCTAGCATACACATTAATGATTCACAATCAAAATTAACCGAATAAACTATATttgcaaattattaaaagatttaagaaaaaatcgattaaattaaaaaatttagaactggtAATTATCCCCATTACCTTTTATAAGATTATAAGTCAATTTCGAATTACGTTATGAGCGAATCTCTAAATAGCTTATGACTTAATAAGTATTTCCCAACTTCTAGCACACTTATAGAGGTATAATAATAGACTCGTAAACCTATGGATCGATGATTGGTGATGACTCAGAAACTGAAACTTGCATATGATGTGTGAAAACTTATGATAACACTAAGAGAAATAGCATCGGACACCTCTTCTCGCCATTTTTCACCGATTAAAAAAGGATACTTTGctttagccaaaaataaaacctactatatatataaatacatattatgagagaattcaagaaaaattttaaaagcatTGGATTCTGAAAATCCTTTTACTGTGAGTTTTGGAATTTGACAATCATTCTGAAACTTTCTATTCCAAACTCCAAAGCAGTCGCTCACCTATTCTCATCAAGAATCCAAAATCGCATTCCTAAATTTTATCGGGCTCATCATGAGGATCCAAGATTCAGTCCTTTGCAAACTCggtttttgaataaataaataaaaaagcatacTCGGTTGTGACCGAAGGAGGAAATTACTTGGAGCAGAAAAAACCAAATGGAGATGGAGGACCTAAGTCCTTCTGCGAAATCATAGTCGCTTTTGGTCTTCTAAAGGTGACGTTATCGCttgggcaaaaagaaaagaagaccaACAATaacttaaaagagagagagagtcttcgTTTTCGTCGAGGGCAGACAGAAGCTTCTAAGACCTATCGTTATCTTGTTAAGGAACCTGGCACGAACGTGTCAAGTACTCCTCGGACAACCATCCAGGGGGAACCATAGCTTAGACCAAACACGTTGCTCAGTAGAAGCATGTGTTGCTTACCGCTAATTCCACGTGGAGTGGAAATGTGTGCTGTGGAAGCATGTGCTGCTTACCGCTTAGCAAAACAggcacttttttcttttcttttttaatctctttgTCCTCAATCTTCTTGACTTATTTCATTTGGACACAGTCTGATAGCCTAGCAATCAAATAATTGACGATTTTGGTACCATATTGAAGTAGTCTTGACAAAATCATTTGAGAAGGTTCAAGATGAGGTTTAACCCCacacatttttaatttaatcaatttagtccaaaatcttttgacaatttgtcagtATATTCATTTTAGGTAATTTTAATCGAAAATCACATACATGTACGTTGTGGCACGATCGAAGTTGGCATAAACGATATTTgcgaattttaataattattcttaatattttcttctttttcgttttcctttttttttattttctcttgtttccCTCCACCAACCCACAGCCTCAACAATGGCTAGTGAGAGCCGTGATCCCTCGCCCAGTGCCAGCGAGAATCCATTGGAAacctcatttaaaaaaataaaaagaaaaggaaaaaatagaaagattatttaaaaattgtaaaaaatatcTAAATCAGTATTAACCATACCATATAAAACAACTAGCATATACATCAATGATAcccaatcaaaattggctgaatatattatattggcaaattatcaacagatttatggctaaattgattaaatttaaaGATTTAGAACTATTAATTATCCCTATTATCCTTTAAAGATCACAACTCATAAGTTCGAGTAATGTTGTGAGCGAACTTCTAAATAGCTTGTGACTTAGGCATTTGCTGCCTCATGTTGAGAGGCTTCCCAACTTCTGACACGTGTATAGAGATTTGATAACGGACTCGTATACTTATGAATAAAATATGTAAGAACTTATGAGAACGCTGAGAGGAGGAGCTCCATTGGACGTCTTTCCTCGCCCTTTTTcaccaattaaaaaaagataCTTTGCTTTAGCCAGaagtataaaaaagaaaaaaaaggaagaaaagaaaaaagaaagcgaCTATACACACATACATATTGTGAGagaattcaagaaaattttaaaaagcattGGATTCTGAAAATCCTTTTACTGTGAGTTTTGGAATTTGACAATTATTCTGAAACATTTTGTTCCAAAGCCCTAAATTTTGTCGGGCTCATCATGAGGATACAAGATTTAGTCCTttgcaaagtatacttggtttttgaacccaaaaaaaaaagcatactCGGTTGTGGCCGAAGGAGGAAATTACTTGGAGCAGAAATAACCAAATGGAAATTGTTACAGCCCATGAGGCAATGAGCGAGGAAAAGGGATGGTGGTGCATCCATGCCTCAATCCTCGGACATGTGCAGGGCGGGGgcgtctcttgtcccacattcTATAGGGAGGTAGTTTTGGGCTAACTTATAAAGTTTGGATCATTCTAACTGTATATACGCGTTTTCTTAAACTGGTAAGGATTATCCTAATAAGAATAAAACCGTGAGAACTTAAtgtccaaagtggacaatatatATACAATGTACAAAGCTTGAATCTctctaactatatatatatatgcattttctgaacaaaaccgtgaggatTTAGTGTCCAGACAATATATGTATAGCCTAGTGTCCTTATAGAAATGGATGACCCAATTCCTTCCACGAAACCAAACTCGCTTTGTCTTCCAAAGGTGACGTTATTGGTTGGGCAAAACGAAAAGGAGAccaacaataataaaaataagagtaataattaaaaataaaaaatagagagagagagtcttcgTTTTCGTCAAAGAGGACAGACGGAAGCTTCTAAGATCTATCGTTATCTTTGTAATGAACCAGGCACGAACTTGTCAAGAACTAAGTAGTACTTCTCGGACACCCATGGGGAACCATTGCTTGGATCAAACGTGTTGCTCAGTAGAGCACCGAGGTAAGTTTGAG
The window above is part of the Eucalyptus grandis isolate ANBG69807.140 chromosome 6, ASM1654582v1, whole genome shotgun sequence genome. Proteins encoded here:
- the LOC104450178 gene encoding calcium-binding protein KRP1, producing the protein MGSSPASRGPAPAPAPSFHDYLPGMAEKLGRDGLIGELCKGFRLLMDEDKGVITFDSLKRNAALLGLHGLGDDDLLSMLREGDFDGDGVLSQMEFCVLMFRLSPELMEDAESFLEDALEQELKAFRR